In Aminobacterium sp. MB27-C1, a single genomic region encodes these proteins:
- a CDS encoding RadC family protein → MKLKDLPPSERPRERLFREGVAALSLTELFAVLLRTGSGNRDVLEMSAELLHVLGGLKGISQASISEFYKIRGIGKAKVAVIAAAMELGRRLMIYETETEREGECEKWENKVISLCHLLSHEDREVIVSLFLDDKENIISRDRISYGGIEGAYLDVKYLFRRAVRLDAKGMVLVHNHPNGMLAPSREDILLTEFVERNLKVLDIKLIGHFIAAGGEKIRVPSRYTT, encoded by the coding sequence GTGAAGTTAAAAGATTTGCCTCCCTCTGAACGCCCAAGAGAGAGGCTTTTTCGAGAGGGAGTTGCTGCACTTTCATTAACAGAACTTTTTGCAGTACTTCTTCGTACAGGCAGTGGAAACAGAGACGTTCTTGAAATGTCGGCAGAGTTATTACATGTGTTGGGTGGATTGAAAGGTATATCACAAGCCTCCATTTCCGAGTTTTACAAAATAAGAGGTATAGGGAAGGCTAAGGTTGCAGTTATTGCAGCTGCCATGGAGTTAGGCAGACGTTTGATGATATACGAAACAGAAACAGAAAGAGAAGGAGAATGCGAAAAATGGGAAAATAAGGTAATCTCTTTGTGTCACCTTCTTTCGCATGAAGATAGAGAAGTAATTGTTTCTTTGTTTCTTGATGATAAGGAAAATATAATATCGAGAGATAGGATATCATATGGAGGTATTGAAGGAGCGTACCTTGATGTAAAATATTTATTTCGAAGGGCTGTTCGCCTTGACGCAAAAGGAATGGTTTTAGTTCATAACCATCCAAATGGTATGTTAGCTCCTAGCAGGGAAGATATATTATTAACTGAGTTTGTAGAGCGGAATCTCAAAGTGCTCGATATAAAATTGATTGGGCATTTTATTGCTGCCGGAGGGGAAAAAATACGGGTTCCCTCGCGGTATACCACATGA
- the mrdA gene encoding penicillin-binding protein 2, translating to MSNSRTDIDRRLRIWRVVILGSIALLAVALYFFQIIHADSYIKLAANNRLRFIRLAPSRGNIFDRNGAPLAINIRTFDIMGYPLDLEKDELAVKTSRIFQKHGIPLTPEEIKATVKRQYWAPYRVVRVVSNLTLTQMAELIADPEFPSQLFPVPVWRRTYPSGALTANVTGYVAEISEDELKSKRDGDYVGGDIIGKAGVEYSYESLLRGLPGEESIEVDARGRRVQDLDFKPPVKGQDLYLTLDLGAQRLAADLIEGNRGAVVALDVETGAVLVLYTSPSYDNNPLAWGVSAKEWRSLLNDPERPMLDRSIAGVYPPASTFKALVSIAALEEKEVTPKTSFFCSGAFQLGRRTFRCWKRSGHGSISLKEALSSSCDVYFYQVGIKLGINRLANWGQKFGVGELTGIDIPGELSGNRAGREWKERVVKESWYQGDTVNYSIGQGFLLMTPIQLARMYGVFANGGELVTPYLYRRNAVPPKQLNISKKNMQIVQEGLEKVVKGGTGWRAGTFGVTVAGKTGTAQNAHGADHALFAGYAPVDKPRYVAVAVVEAGEHGSSIAAPIVGEILAYLVGHDLTK from the coding sequence ATGTCTAATTCTCGAACTGATATAGATCGACGTCTCCGCATATGGAGAGTAGTCATCCTTGGCTCTATAGCTTTACTTGCCGTGGCCCTTTACTTTTTTCAGATTATCCATGCCGATAGCTATATTAAACTAGCGGCTAATAATCGTCTTCGATTTATTCGCCTTGCACCATCTCGTGGAAATATTTTTGACCGTAATGGTGCCCCTTTGGCAATTAATATCCGCACCTTCGATATTATGGGGTATCCTCTTGATCTCGAAAAAGATGAACTTGCAGTTAAAACATCAAGGATATTCCAAAAACATGGCATCCCATTAACGCCTGAAGAAATAAAAGCCACCGTGAAGCGGCAATATTGGGCGCCTTATCGGGTTGTACGCGTTGTTTCAAATCTTACATTGACCCAAATGGCAGAACTTATTGCTGACCCGGAATTCCCTTCTCAGCTTTTCCCTGTTCCAGTATGGCGTCGAACCTATCCTTCAGGGGCTTTGACTGCAAATGTTACAGGTTATGTTGCTGAAATAAGTGAAGATGAGTTGAAGTCGAAACGAGATGGGGATTATGTAGGCGGAGATATTATAGGCAAAGCTGGCGTAGAGTATTCATATGAATCTCTTTTACGAGGACTTCCCGGTGAAGAATCAATAGAAGTTGATGCCCGGGGAAGACGCGTTCAAGATCTGGATTTTAAGCCTCCAGTGAAGGGACAAGATCTCTACCTTACTCTTGATTTAGGGGCGCAGAGATTAGCGGCTGATCTTATAGAGGGCAATAGAGGAGCTGTTGTAGCGTTGGATGTTGAAACAGGAGCTGTTTTAGTGCTCTATACCTCCCCTTCTTATGATAATAACCCCTTGGCTTGGGGAGTGTCCGCTAAGGAATGGCGGTCATTGCTGAACGACCCGGAGCGGCCTATGCTTGATCGGAGTATTGCGGGAGTATATCCTCCTGCATCCACATTTAAGGCCTTAGTTTCCATAGCGGCTCTTGAAGAAAAGGAAGTTACGCCTAAAACAAGTTTTTTCTGTAGCGGAGCTTTTCAATTGGGTCGTAGAACTTTTAGGTGTTGGAAAAGAAGCGGACATGGTAGTATATCATTAAAAGAAGCTTTAAGCAGTTCATGTGATGTATACTTTTATCAAGTAGGAATAAAATTAGGAATTAACAGACTGGCGAATTGGGGACAGAAATTTGGAGTCGGAGAGTTGACAGGGATAGATATTCCTGGGGAGCTTTCTGGTAACAGGGCTGGTCGTGAATGGAAAGAAAGAGTTGTAAAGGAATCATGGTATCAGGGAGACACGGTCAATTATTCTATTGGACAAGGTTTTCTTTTGATGACTCCGATTCAATTAGCTCGGATGTATGGGGTATTTGCTAATGGAGGCGAATTAGTTACGCCTTATCTTTATAGAAGAAATGCAGTTCCCCCCAAACAATTGAATATTTCCAAGAAAAATATGCAGATTGTTCAAGAGGGATTAGAAAAAGTTGTAAAGGGAGGAACAGGTTGGAGAGCTGGAACTTTCGGGGTAACTGTTGCAGGAAAAACTGGAACGGCCCAAAATGCTCATGGTGCTGATCACGCACTTTTCGCAGGTTATGCACCGGTAGATAAGCCACGCTACGTTGCTGTGGCTGTTGTTGAAGCAGGAGAACATGGAAGTTCTATAGCGGCTCCTATTGTAGGTGAAATTTTGGCTTACCTCGTAGGGCATGATTTGACGAAATAG
- a CDS encoding TIGR03960 family B12-binding radical SAM protein gives MKFPEFEDALWPLLAQVSRPSRYAGCEWGPVKPKEPDPSLVRFCLAFPDVYEIGMSYVGFQILYSLLKHLPRADVERAYCPWIDMEDLLRKNNLLLGSIETDRPLSTFDAVGFTLQYELSFTNILTMLDLGGIPLYSEERGESDPIVFAGGPGALTPEPIAPFIDAFCLGAGEITLPQMVDVLAETKGLSRDERLLALSRIEGVYVPSLVDVTYGEEGVSFSSVHQTLPIKRQVIQDFRGAFYPDSLIVPAAGIVHDRVPVEIFRGCTRGCRFCQAGIIYRPVRERTPEEIKEIIQRLVLASGWEEVGLVSLASCDFSGLNTLLNDVAPFLDEKGVKLSLPSLRMDSFSVDLAANLEIMRRGGLTFAPEAGTQRLRDVINKGVTEENIDNSLNAAFNHGWNRVKLYFMMGLPTETEEDLKGIIDIALHALSIGKACKRNVNIAVSVAGFVPKGHTPFQWERQNSIDELREKGQFLKHQIYNRRVSLKYHEPEQTFLEGVFARGDRRLAKVIESAWRKGARFDGWSETFSLQRWFSAFEENDIDPLFYTTRQRSHSEHLPWDHIDTGVSRAFLWSEHENAVKKQLTPDCRWSHCHGCGWQNNGCQWSKGGSLL, from the coding sequence ATGAAATTCCCTGAGTTTGAGGATGCGCTGTGGCCTCTTTTGGCACAGGTTTCCCGTCCCTCGCGCTATGCTGGTTGCGAGTGGGGACCGGTAAAGCCTAAAGAGCCAGATCCATCTCTTGTGCGTTTTTGTTTGGCCTTTCCTGATGTGTATGAAATAGGAATGAGTTACGTTGGTTTCCAGATACTTTATAGCCTTCTTAAGCATCTTCCACGGGCTGATGTGGAGCGTGCCTATTGTCCGTGGATTGACATGGAGGATCTGTTGAGGAAAAACAATCTGTTGCTTGGCTCTATAGAGACAGATCGTCCTCTATCTACATTTGATGCCGTAGGATTTACCCTTCAATATGAATTAAGCTTTACTAATATATTAACAATGCTTGATTTAGGAGGAATCCCTCTCTATTCAGAAGAGAGAGGGGAAAGTGACCCTATTGTTTTTGCCGGGGGGCCTGGGGCTTTAACACCAGAACCAATAGCGCCTTTTATTGATGCTTTTTGTCTTGGGGCAGGAGAAATTACACTTCCCCAGATGGTTGATGTGTTAGCTGAAACAAAGGGGCTATCGAGAGATGAACGCTTATTGGCATTGTCAAGGATAGAGGGAGTTTATGTTCCTTCTCTTGTGGATGTTACCTATGGAGAAGAGGGAGTCTCTTTTTCTTCTGTTCATCAAACATTGCCTATAAAGCGGCAAGTGATACAAGATTTTCGTGGTGCTTTTTACCCGGATAGTCTTATTGTTCCTGCCGCAGGAATTGTTCATGATAGAGTTCCTGTGGAAATTTTCAGAGGATGCACGCGAGGATGTCGCTTTTGTCAGGCAGGTATAATTTACCGCCCAGTGCGAGAACGTACCCCTGAAGAAATAAAAGAAATAATACAACGACTTGTTCTTGCCTCAGGTTGGGAGGAGGTTGGCCTGGTTTCGTTAGCCTCGTGTGATTTTTCTGGCCTCAACACATTGCTTAACGATGTTGCACCTTTCCTTGACGAGAAAGGTGTAAAACTGAGTTTGCCAAGTTTAAGAATGGATTCCTTTTCAGTCGATTTAGCTGCGAACCTTGAAATTATGCGTCGTGGCGGTTTGACTTTTGCTCCTGAAGCGGGTACGCAGAGACTTAGAGACGTTATTAATAAGGGAGTAACAGAAGAAAATATTGATAATTCATTGAATGCTGCCTTCAACCATGGTTGGAATAGAGTCAAATTGTATTTCATGATGGGGCTTCCTACCGAAACAGAGGAGGATTTAAAAGGAATTATTGATATTGCTCTTCACGCTTTGTCGATTGGTAAGGCATGTAAAAGAAATGTAAATATTGCTGTTTCAGTAGCTGGTTTTGTCCCGAAGGGGCATACGCCTTTCCAGTGGGAACGACAAAACTCTATTGATGAACTTCGAGAAAAAGGTCAGTTTTTAAAACATCAAATCTATAATCGCCGTGTGTCATTAAAGTATCATGAGCCAGAGCAGACTTTTCTTGAAGGTGTCTTTGCCAGAGGCGATCGTCGCTTGGCAAAAGTTATTGAAAGTGCATGGAGAAAGGGTGCTCGATTCGATGGGTGGAGTGAAACTTTTTCCCTTCAACGATGGTTTAGTGCTTTTGAAGAAAACGATATAGATCCTCTTTTTTATACAACACGTCAAAGATCTCATAGTGAGCATCTTCCCTGGGATCATATTGATACAGGGGTATCTCGTGCATTTTTATGGTCGGAGCATGAAAATGCAGTAAAAAAGCAGCTTACCCCAGATTGTCGTTGGTCTCACTGCCATGGATGTGGTTGGCAAAATAATGGCTGCCAGTGGTCTAAAGGGGGATCGTTACTATGA
- the dtd gene encoding D-aminoacyl-tRNA deacylase codes for MRAVVQRVSSASVTVDAERVSNINKGLLVLLGVSVKDTEADVDWLVEKVVNLRIFEDEDEKMNRSLLDVNGELLVVSQFTLYGNCRKGRRPSFVEAASPDVADKLYTIFVEKARERNVPVQTGVFQTHMMVELVNDGPVTLIIDTPEGL; via the coding sequence ATGAGAGCTGTTGTTCAAAGAGTATCATCGGCATCAGTAACCGTGGATGCTGAAAGGGTAAGCAACATAAATAAAGGGCTTCTTGTTTTGTTAGGTGTTTCTGTAAAAGATACAGAGGCCGATGTAGATTGGCTTGTAGAAAAAGTAGTTAATTTAAGAATTTTTGAAGATGAAGATGAGAAGATGAACAGATCTCTTCTTGATGTAAACGGGGAATTGCTTGTTGTTTCTCAGTTTACTCTTTATGGTAACTGCAGAAAAGGAAGGCGCCCTTCTTTCGTTGAAGCGGCTTCCCCCGATGTGGCTGATAAGCTTTATACTATTTTTGTAGAGAAAGCTAGAGAACGAAATGTACCTGTTCAAACGGGAGTATTTCAAACTCATATGATGGTTGAACTTGTAAATGATGGTCCAGTTACGCTCATAATTGATACACCGGAGGGCCTCTAA
- the mreC gene encoding rod shape-determining protein MreC: MRKPDSGDFSKEVIHGLVALATSLLLLALAPQLSAFRTPSDWVGKFLYYPEIPAVFLSDTLRKVSFWFKERADLIAQIQELSQENWVLKLAINKDEVEEIKKKIEQSAEYVRITLRSPENWWTEIRINQGKEKGLQPGSPVLQNGNLVGRITRVEKGYSWAELITSASLFIPVVVDQTRDLGIVTGDGQGDIWLQYIPEGRSIEKNMTVSTALVSESLPPGLPVGKVTGDLRHFSGGFVAYKIEPGADFVQLYSVEVLKGDTEQ, from the coding sequence ATGCGCAAGCCAGACTCTGGCGATTTCAGTAAAGAAGTTATACACGGGCTCGTGGCCCTTGCTACGAGCCTTTTGCTGTTGGCTCTTGCTCCTCAGCTTTCAGCGTTTCGTACACCAAGTGACTGGGTAGGAAAATTTTTATACTATCCTGAAATTCCAGCCGTTTTTTTAAGTGATACCCTTAGAAAAGTATCTTTTTGGTTTAAGGAAAGAGCTGACCTTATAGCGCAGATACAAGAGTTATCGCAAGAGAATTGGGTGCTCAAATTAGCTATTAATAAAGATGAAGTAGAGGAAATAAAGAAAAAAATCGAGCAGTCGGCAGAATATGTTCGAATAACACTTCGTTCTCCAGAAAATTGGTGGACAGAAATACGAATAAATCAAGGGAAGGAAAAGGGACTACAACCCGGATCCCCTGTTTTGCAAAACGGAAATCTTGTTGGCCGAATCACCCGTGTCGAAAAAGGGTATTCATGGGCGGAGCTAATAACTTCTGCGTCTCTTTTTATTCCTGTAGTTGTGGACCAGACACGTGATTTGGGTATTGTGACAGGAGATGGACAGGGAGACATATGGCTTCAATATATCCCTGAGGGGAGATCAATAGAAAAAAATATGACGGTGAGTACTGCTCTTGTTAGTGAAAGTTTACCTCCAGGCCTTCCTGTAGGAAAGGTCACAGGTGACTTGCGGCATTTTTCTGGAGGTTTTGTCGCATATAAAATCGAACCAGGGGCTGATTTTGTTCAATTGTACAGTGTTGAAGTACTCAAAGGAGATACTGAACAATGA
- a CDS encoding MBL fold metallo-hydrolase — protein sequence MNYKRFPLGSLWTNGFLFWDNQKTGFFVDPGGDPADIISFMQENDIHLEWILLTHAHIDHIGGLSSLAPYASKGVAVSRDDENLLSDPDLNLSQWLGLDFVGWKASRLLEDGDKLQIGEFSISVIATPGHTPGSLCFAVDHKGELLLLSGDTLFARSVGRTDLPGGDGELLSRSLEKLTTLPDSMPVLPGHGPETTIGKERESNPFWPERKK from the coding sequence ATGAATTATAAGCGCTTTCCCCTGGGAAGTTTATGGACAAATGGTTTCCTCTTTTGGGATAATCAAAAGACTGGTTTTTTTGTTGACCCAGGCGGAGATCCTGCAGATATAATTTCATTCATGCAAGAAAATGATATCCATCTTGAATGGATTCTTTTGACCCATGCTCATATCGATCACATTGGAGGACTTTCCTCTCTTGCCCCTTATGCTTCAAAAGGGGTTGCCGTTTCCCGAGATGACGAGAATCTTTTAAGTGATCCAGATTTGAATCTTTCTCAATGGTTAGGTCTGGATTTTGTTGGATGGAAAGCTTCTCGGTTACTGGAGGATGGCGACAAACTACAAATAGGTGAATTTTCGATATCTGTTATAGCTACTCCTGGGCATACTCCTGGAAGTCTTTGTTTTGCGGTGGATCATAAAGGTGAACTGTTGCTCCTGTCTGGTGATACGCTTTTTGCCAGGAGCGTTGGGAGAACAGATCTTCCCGGAGGAGATGGAGAACTTCTTTCTCGTTCTCTTGAAAAATTAACAACTCTGCCAGATTCAATGCCAGTTCTTCCTGGACACGGGCCAGAAACGACTATTGGGAAGGAAAGAGAGTCAAATCCCTTCTGGCCAGAGAGAAAAAAGTAG
- the minE gene encoding cell division topological specificity factor MinE, with the protein MGIIQKLFGRQGTKKTAKERLQIVLIHDRSDISPGLMEELRKDMIEVLSKYMEIDTGNIEMDLDRADKSVAFVANIPVVRIKRTNKSE; encoded by the coding sequence ATGGGAATAATTCAAAAACTTTTCGGACGTCAAGGAACGAAGAAAACAGCAAAAGAACGACTTCAAATCGTATTGATTCATGATCGTTCTGATATTTCTCCTGGTCTTATGGAAGAACTTCGTAAGGATATGATAGAAGTTCTCTCTAAATACATGGAGATTGATACGGGTAACATTGAAATGGATCTCGATAGAGCAGATAAATCGGTTGCCTTTGTTGCAAACATTCCAGTTGTGAGAATTAAAAGGACAAATAAGAGCGAATAG
- the minD gene encoding septum site-determining protein MinD, whose translation MEPRVIVVTSGKGGVGKTTTTANVSFALAKAGFKVVAIDADIGLRNLDVVMGLENRVVYNFIDVIEGACRLPQALIRDKRVDNLFLLPAAQTRTKDAVNPEQMVDLCEMLKKEDFDFILIDSPAGIEGGFKNAAIGATEALVVTTPEIPSVRDADRIIGLLESMEKAPIRLVINRVKPKMVKEGEMLDVQDVLDVLAIELIGIVPDDESVVKSANRGEPLTSGDTSLASQAFTNIADRLLGKEVPFLNLNSHEGSGFFSGIRRLFGL comes from the coding sequence GTGGAGCCTCGAGTCATAGTTGTAACGTCTGGTAAGGGTGGTGTTGGTAAAACAACAACTACCGCTAACGTTTCTTTTGCATTGGCCAAAGCTGGATTTAAAGTAGTGGCCATTGATGCTGACATTGGTCTTAGAAATCTTGACGTTGTTATGGGGCTGGAGAATCGTGTAGTCTACAACTTTATAGATGTTATAGAGGGTGCATGCCGTCTTCCTCAAGCTTTAATACGAGATAAAAGGGTAGATAACCTTTTCTTGCTTCCGGCAGCTCAGACGCGAACGAAAGATGCAGTAAATCCCGAACAGATGGTAGATCTGTGCGAAATGCTCAAAAAAGAAGACTTTGATTTTATTCTTATAGATAGTCCTGCAGGAATAGAAGGGGGCTTTAAAAATGCTGCAATTGGGGCAACTGAAGCTCTCGTCGTAACTACTCCTGAAATTCCTTCAGTGCGCGATGCTGACCGTATCATAGGGCTTCTTGAATCTATGGAAAAAGCACCTATTCGCCTTGTTATCAACAGAGTCAAACCGAAAATGGTCAAAGAAGGAGAAATGCTTGATGTTCAGGACGTTCTTGATGTCTTGGCCATAGAACTTATCGGAATCGTACCTGATGATGAGAGCGTTGTTAAATCAGCGAATAGGGGAGAACCACTCACCAGTGGAGATACGTCTCTTGCTTCTCAGGCGTTTACGAATATTGCGGATCGTCTTCTTGGAAAAGAGGTACCCTTTTTGAATCTTAACAGTCACGAAGGGTCCGGATTTTTCTCTGGGATAAGACGGTTGTTCGGGTTATAG
- the mreD gene encoding rod shape-determining protein MreD gives MISFVIAWYIQDLLRVFSSGHFLVPEIFLLVLLYSALKNHEEGISILWIGFIGGLLWDLRWPGLIGVSSGLYVVSIFFARWIWFSLPSSARSITAFGLLVWSSHLLLTFIRLLMWGFREQTILKAFLVQQAVLIPMVMFACLLYAWRTEQNDV, from the coding sequence ATGATTTCCTTTGTTATAGCTTGGTATATTCAAGATCTTCTTCGCGTTTTCTCTTCAGGCCATTTTCTAGTTCCTGAAATTTTCCTTCTCGTTCTTCTTTATTCAGCTTTAAAAAATCACGAAGAAGGAATATCTATTCTTTGGATAGGTTTTATCGGAGGGCTGTTATGGGATTTACGCTGGCCTGGTCTCATAGGTGTTTCTTCTGGACTTTATGTTGTATCTATATTTTTTGCCCGATGGATATGGTTTTCTTTGCCATCTTCAGCCCGAAGCATTACTGCTTTTGGCCTTTTAGTATGGAGTTCTCACCTACTTTTGACATTCATTCGATTACTTATGTGGGGATTCCGTGAGCAGACTATTTTAAAAGCCTTCCTTGTTCAGCAAGCTGTTCTTATCCCCATGGTTATGTTTGCATGTCTTCTTTATGCGTGGAGGACCGAACAAAACGATGTCTAA
- a CDS encoding rod shape-determining protein, with product MKVGSVQVFRFLSGMFGTDVGIDLGTTNIVVYVKGKGIVINEPSAVAIRKKIKGGGNIEVIAVGREAKAMAGKTPTGVYTIWPMQDGVIANFDMTEELIRYCLKKAAGGSMVLSHPRVVISVPAEVTEVERKAVIDATLGAGAREAYVVEEPVAAAIGVGLPIKEPRGSMILDIGGGTSEVAVLSLGGIVVTNSLRTAGQDMDEAIIAMLRQKYALLIGETTAEEVKIQIGSALPLEEELEMAVKGRDLADGLPKADVVTSPEVREALEPIIRRIEDMVKVALEQTPPELSKDIVDQGIILSGGVSQLRGLPERLSKSLSTPVIVAEDPLFSVAQGVGKILENLDDMKKVLLSVEKGSQ from the coding sequence ATGAAGGTGGGGAGTGTTCAAGTGTTCAGATTTCTTTCTGGTATGTTTGGAACAGACGTTGGTATTGATTTGGGAACGACCAATATCGTTGTATATGTGAAGGGGAAGGGAATTGTAATTAACGAGCCTTCTGCTGTGGCTATCCGTAAGAAAATAAAAGGCGGCGGAAATATAGAAGTTATTGCTGTTGGAAGAGAAGCCAAAGCAATGGCAGGTAAGACGCCAACAGGAGTTTATACGATATGGCCAATGCAGGATGGTGTTATAGCTAACTTTGATATGACAGAGGAATTGATTCGTTATTGTCTTAAAAAAGCAGCAGGCGGAAGTATGGTTTTATCTCATCCTAGAGTAGTCATATCAGTTCCTGCGGAAGTTACGGAAGTTGAGCGAAAGGCCGTTATTGATGCTACATTAGGGGCTGGTGCACGGGAAGCTTATGTTGTTGAAGAGCCTGTTGCTGCAGCAATAGGAGTTGGCCTTCCGATTAAAGAACCGCGAGGAAGCATGATTCTTGATATTGGTGGTGGAACGAGTGAAGTTGCCGTTCTTTCCCTTGGAGGTATAGTGGTTACAAATTCGCTTCGTACTGCAGGGCAGGATATGGACGAAGCCATTATAGCCATGTTACGACAAAAATATGCTCTTCTCATTGGTGAAACGACGGCTGAAGAAGTGAAAATACAGATTGGTTCGGCTCTCCCACTAGAAGAAGAATTGGAGATGGCAGTAAAGGGGCGAGACTTGGCTGATGGTCTTCCTAAAGCTGATGTTGTAACGTCCCCTGAGGTTAGAGAGGCTCTTGAACCTATTATTCGTCGAATTGAAGATATGGTAAAGGTAGCTTTGGAGCAGACACCACCTGAGCTTTCCAAAGATATTGTAGATCAAGGTATAATCCTTTCGGGAGGAGTTTCCCAACTTCGTGGCCTTCCCGAACGCCTTTCGAAATCGTTAAGTACACCCGTTATTGTTGCTGAAGATCCTCTTTTTTCAGTAGCTCAAGGAGTGGGGAAAATACTTGAGAATCTTGATGATATGAAAAAGGTTCTTCTCTCTGTTGAAAAAGGCTCACAGTAA
- the minC gene encoding septum site-determining protein MinC yields METFQTPVQLKGTGEGLRLIVPEELSEKDVLTDLISLSSQAKALLGMKVILDFQGRSLGKDFIIRLLNEFIYAQHVCISSWVTYDAESQYLLQSWGMKTGEPAREVSPRKGKSCDTLFLIRSLRSGQRIEHGGDVVVIGHINDGAEVIASGNICIWGRLKGLAHAGSDGDEGQNIVVGDFQAKQVRLGHKVGSYLDSSMEWWGHPVIITLEQGSLFVRELKL; encoded by the coding sequence ATGGAAACGTTTCAAACTCCAGTACAATTGAAGGGAACAGGTGAAGGTCTGCGTCTTATTGTTCCTGAGGAATTATCTGAAAAAGATGTTTTAACAGACCTTATTAGTCTTTCATCTCAGGCAAAAGCGTTGTTGGGGATGAAAGTTATTCTTGACTTTCAAGGTCGTTCTTTAGGCAAGGATTTTATAATACGTCTTCTTAATGAATTTATTTATGCCCAACATGTATGTATTTCATCGTGGGTTACGTATGATGCAGAGAGCCAGTATTTACTTCAATCCTGGGGGATGAAAACGGGTGAGCCTGCTCGTGAAGTTTCTCCGCGGAAGGGAAAAAGTTGTGATACTCTTTTCCTTATACGGTCACTTCGTTCCGGTCAGCGAATAGAGCATGGAGGCGACGTTGTCGTTATTGGACATATCAATGATGGAGCGGAAGTAATAGCTTCTGGCAATATTTGTATCTGGGGGCGTCTGAAAGGTCTCGCACATGCTGGCTCCGATGGTGATGAGGGGCAAAATATCGTAGTAGGAGATTTCCAGGCAAAACAAGTTAGGTTGGGTCATAAAGTAGGAAGTTACCTTGATAGTTCAATGGAATGGTGGGGACACCCTGTTATTATCACGCTTGAACAAGGTTCTCTCTTTGTTCGAGAACTAAAATTATAA
- the rodA gene encoding rod shape-determining protein RodA, with protein MDEKKLSLKELIIYGDKVLFFSVLALFALGVISIYSAGVGVTHRTGGFALRQLVWGGISIVVFLLVLKIGYRRLLRWAYPLYWASVILLLIVLIMGLTIKGAQSWLNLGPFHFQPSEAGKIGLALVLSKHLCRYPPDTLSRFIGGLALASVSSLLVFIQPDLGSTIVYGLMTFVALIIAGAPKKYTLTLTSLGFMLLPIGWQFLKEYQKKRLLVFLNPALDPLGAGYNVIQSRIAVGSGGLFGKGFLQGLQSKLRFLPEPHTDFIFSVYAEEFGFLGAILLLALFSILFWKIIEAGLRCKDTRGKVLVACLATWIWFQVIESIGMSMGLLPVTGLPLPFLSYGGSSLLAVFIAMALIMSVYLSTVKDYE; from the coding sequence ATGGATGAAAAGAAGCTATCGTTAAAGGAACTTATAATATATGGAGATAAAGTACTCTTTTTTTCGGTACTTGCTCTCTTTGCTTTAGGCGTTATATCTATATACAGTGCAGGAGTAGGAGTTACTCATAGAACTGGTGGATTTGCTCTCCGTCAGCTTGTATGGGGCGGTATCTCTATTGTTGTTTTTCTGCTCGTATTGAAAATAGGCTATCGTCGCTTGCTTCGTTGGGCGTACCCTTTATATTGGGCATCTGTCATATTGCTTCTCATCGTTCTTATCATGGGGTTAACAATAAAAGGTGCTCAAAGTTGGCTGAACCTCGGTCCCTTTCATTTCCAACCTTCTGAGGCGGGGAAAATAGGTCTGGCACTTGTTTTGTCCAAACATTTATGTCGATATCCGCCAGACACGTTATCTCGTTTTATAGGAGGGCTGGCTCTTGCTTCCGTTTCTAGTTTACTTGTATTCATACAACCAGACTTGGGGAGTACTATAGTATATGGCCTTATGACTTTCGTTGCTTTAATTATTGCAGGGGCTCCGAAAAAATATACCTTGACGCTAACTAGTTTGGGTTTTATGTTGCTTCCTATAGGGTGGCAATTTTTGAAAGAGTATCAGAAAAAAAGGTTACTTGTCTTTTTGAACCCTGCTCTGGATCCTCTAGGAGCAGGATATAACGTTATTCAATCACGAATTGCTGTTGGTTCAGGTGGGCTGTTTGGAAAAGGCTTTCTTCAAGGGCTTCAGAGTAAGCTTCGTTTTCTGCCGGAACCACATACTGATTTTATCTTTAGCGTTTATGCTGAGGAATTTGGTTTTTTGGGAGCTATTTTGCTATTAGCTCTCTTTTCTATTTTATTTTGGAAAATAATCGAAGCTGGTCTTCGTTGTAAGGATACACGAGGAAAGGTGTTAGTCGCTTGTTTGGCAACATGGATTTGGTTCCAGGTTATAGAATCAATTGGCATGAGCATGGGACTTCTTCCTGTTACTGGATTGCCACTTCCTTTCTTAAGCTATGGTGGTAGTTCTCTCTTAGCTGTTTTTATTGCCATGGCTCTCATTATGAGCGTATATCTTTCGACAGTGAAAGATTATGAATAG